A region from the Spea bombifrons isolate aSpeBom1 chromosome 7, aSpeBom1.2.pri, whole genome shotgun sequence genome encodes:
- the FOXL3 gene encoding forkhead box L3, which produces MFDHTQYPYNCFNYDGDDYPTCSSDEEKKYTRPAYSYIALIAMAIQQSPDSRVTLSGIYDFIMKKFPYYRSNQRAWQNSIRHNLSLNSCFVKVPRTEGNEKGKGNYWSFASGCESMLDLFENGNYKRRRRRRNTKKCPKDRKQSITKTLRSGECTNPSAHSMPGVESQTESRTVQRESNRLLSSDVTIRQNQTSSYVGKSDEIKFSIDYILSAPDPMPVLRSHHNVLDNKYHILECQQQNLHFWSL; this is translated from the exons ATGTTCGACCATACCCAGTACCCTTATAACTGCTTTAACTATGACGGAGACGATTATCCAACCTGCAGCTCCGACGAGGAAAAGAAATATACCAGACCAGCCTATAG CTACATCGCCCTGATCGCTATGGCTATCCAGCAGAGTCCTGACAGCAGAGTGACGCTGTCGGGCATCTATGATTTCATCATGAAGAAGTTCCCCTACTATAGGTCCAACCAAAGAGCGTGGCAGAACTCAATTAGACACAACTTATCCCTCAACAGTTGTTTTGTCAAG GTTCCGAGAACAGAAGGGAATGAGAAAGGGAAGGGCAATTACTGGTCTTTTGCATCTGGTTGTGAATCGATGCTCGACCTCTTTGAAAATGGGAACTACAAGAGAAGACGAAGAAGGAGAAACACGAAAAAATGTCCGAAAGATAGAAAACAAAGTATAACAAAAACTCTTCGTTCTGGGGAATGCACGAATCCATCTGCACATTCTATGCCTGGTGTGGAAAGTCAAACTGAATCAAGAACCGTTCAGCGGGAGTCGAACCGTTTATTATctagtgatgtcacaatcagaCAAAACCAAACTAGCTCCTATGTTGGAAAATCGGATGAAATCAAGTTTAGCATTGATTATATTCTGTCAGCCCCAGATCCTATGCCGGTTCTAAGATCCCACCATAATGTTCTAGATAATAAGTATCACATCCTGGAATGTCAACAACAGAACCTTCATTTTTGGAGCCTATGA